Proteins from a genomic interval of Vreelandella profundi:
- a CDS encoding L-carnitine dehydrogenase, with protein sequence MNRLAIIGTGVIGNGWIARALAQGWNVVAFDPDPNAPARTQAFIDNAWPSLTQLGLAPNASPDRLTFAATIEEAVNGADLIQENVPERLELKQKILAAIDAAAAPDVIIGSSTSGFKPTDLQQNCQQAPGRVIVAHPFNPVYLLPLVELVGGEATQPAQIASAQALYQSLAMRPLVVRREIEGHIADRLMEALWREALHLVNDGVATTEEIDAAVVYGCGLRWPLMGTFLTFHLAGGEPGMRHMLEQFGPALKLPWTKLEAPELTDELIDKVVEGCEHQAAGRSVATLDRRRDDFLVELLEVVQKYWPEAEGLKGRI encoded by the coding sequence ATGAATCGCTTAGCCATTATCGGTACCGGCGTGATTGGCAACGGCTGGATTGCTCGCGCCCTCGCCCAGGGTTGGAATGTGGTTGCCTTTGATCCTGATCCGAACGCACCAGCGCGCACCCAAGCGTTTATTGACAACGCCTGGCCCTCGCTAACACAGCTTGGCCTGGCACCCAACGCCAGCCCAGACCGACTGACGTTTGCAGCGACGATTGAAGAGGCAGTTAACGGTGCGGACCTGATTCAGGAAAACGTTCCTGAGCGACTAGAGCTTAAACAAAAGATTCTGGCCGCCATTGACGCCGCCGCGGCACCCGACGTCATCATTGGCTCGTCCACATCTGGCTTTAAACCTACCGACCTGCAGCAGAACTGCCAGCAAGCGCCGGGGCGTGTCATCGTCGCACACCCCTTCAACCCGGTATATTTATTGCCGCTGGTTGAGCTTGTCGGGGGTGAAGCCACACAGCCCGCGCAGATTGCTAGCGCCCAAGCGCTTTATCAGTCGCTCGCCATGCGACCACTGGTGGTTCGTCGTGAAATTGAGGGCCACATCGCCGACCGCTTAATGGAAGCGCTGTGGCGCGAAGCCTTACACTTAGTCAACGATGGCGTGGCCACCACTGAAGAAATCGATGCCGCCGTGGTTTATGGCTGTGGTCTGCGGTGGCCGCTGATGGGCACGTTCCTCACCTTCCACTTAGCCGGCGGCGAGCCTGGCATGCGCCATATGCTGGAACAGTTTGGCCCCGCGTTAAAACTCCCCTGGACCAAGCTAGAGGCTCCAGAACTCACCGATGAGCTAATCGACAAAGTGGTCGAGGGCTGTGAGCATCAAGCCGCGGGGCGCTCAGTGGCCACGCT